In Phaeobacter gallaeciensis DSM 26640, a genomic segment contains:
- a CDS encoding M23 family metallopeptidase, whose product MRLLPFAFISSLAAPVAASDLVLDWPVDCTLGDSCQIQQYVDRALGPATQDFTCNPLTYDGHKGTDIALPYLSDMDAGVTVFAAADGTVAGSRDGMEDRYSTGPGDPAIKGRECGNGVLLRHGDGWETQYCHMKRGSILVKSGDKVTAGTPLGEIGLSGSTQFPHLHLSVRKDGKTVDPFGPRMERGCGADIGTPLWADDITYQAGGFLGSGFADHVPKFPAIKAGTADQAPLPAGSGALVFWAYAFGARSGDQLMLRIDGPDGPVLEQTERLEKTQAQLFRAAGKRIHGAGLQPGRYSATATLLRDGEIIDDHQQDMTVE is encoded by the coding sequence ATGCGGCTCTTGCCTTTTGCATTTATCTCATCGCTCGCCGCGCCCGTCGCGGCGAGCGATCTCGTTCTGGATTGGCCCGTTGATTGTACTTTGGGCGACAGCTGCCAGATCCAGCAATATGTTGACCGCGCGTTGGGGCCGGCGACACAGGATTTCACCTGCAATCCGCTTACCTACGATGGGCACAAGGGCACAGACATTGCCCTGCCCTACCTGAGCGATATGGATGCTGGCGTCACCGTATTCGCCGCCGCAGATGGCACCGTGGCCGGTAGCCGCGACGGGATGGAAGACCGCTATTCCACCGGCCCCGGCGATCCTGCCATTAAGGGCCGCGAATGCGGCAATGGGGTTCTGCTGCGTCACGGGGATGGTTGGGAAACCCAATACTGCCATATGAAACGCGGCTCCATTCTTGTGAAGTCGGGAGACAAGGTGACTGCAGGCACCCCTTTGGGAGAAATCGGCCTTTCTGGCAGCACACAATTCCCGCATTTGCACCTCTCTGTGCGCAAGGACGGCAAGACGGTTGATCCGTTCGGCCCCCGCATGGAGCGAGGTTGCGGTGCAGACATAGGCACACCGCTCTGGGCAGACGATATCACCTATCAGGCTGGCGGGTTTCTGGGCAGTGGATTTGCCGATCATGTCCCGAAATTTCCCGCCATCAAGGCCGGAACAGCGGATCAGGCTCCCCTGCCCGCCGGGTCAGGCGCATTGGTTTTTTGGGCCTATGCCTTCGGCGCGCGCAGTGGTGATCAGCTGATGCTACGGATCGACGGGCCGGACGGCCCCGTGCTGGAGCAGACTGAGCGGTTGGAGAAAACTCAGGCGCAATTGTTCCGCGCAGCGGGCAAGCGGATCCACGGTGCCGGGCTCCAACCCGGTCGCTACTCCGCCACGGCGACGCTGCTGCGTGACGGAGAGATCATTGATGACCATCAGCAGGACATGACCGTCGAATAA
- the clpA gene encoding ATP-dependent Clp protease ATP-binding subunit ClpA, translating to MPSFSSTLEQAIHAALALANERRHEFATLEHLLLALLDEPEASRVMRACSVDLTELRATLVEFVDEDLANLVTDIDGSEAVPTAAFQRVIQRAAIHVQSSGRTEVTGANVLVAIFAERESDAAYFLQDQDMTRYDAVNFIAHGVAKDPAFGESRPVSGSPEVEDEPQPTTEGDKKESALAKYCVDLNEKSREGDIDPLIGRSHEVERCIQVLCRRRKNNPLLVGDPGVGKTAIAEGLARKIVAGETPEVLSETTIYSLDMGALLAGTRYRGDFEERLKAVVTELEDHPDAVLFIDEIHTVIGAGATSGGAMDASNLLKPALQGGKLRTMGSTTYKEFRQHFEKDRALSRRFQKIDVNEPSVEDSIEILKGLKPYFEEHHGIRFTSDAIKSAVELSARYINDRKLPDKAIDVIDEAGAAQHLVVESKRRKTIGVKEIEAVVAKIARIPPKNVSKDDAEVLKDLERSLKRVVFGQDAAIDALSSAIKLARAGLREPEKPIGNYLFAGPTGVGKTEVAKQLADTLGVELLRFDMSEYMEKHAVSRLIGAPPGYVGFDQGGLLTDGVDQHPHCVLLLDEIEKAHPDVFNILLQVMDNGQLTDHNGRTVNFRNVVLIMTSNAGASEQAKAAIGFGRDRREGEDTAAIERTFTPEFRNRLDAVISFAPLPKDVILQVVEKFVLQLEAQLMDRNVSIELTRKAAEWLADKGYDDRMGARPLGRVIQEHIKKPLAEELLFGKLAKGGLVKVGIKDGKLDLRIEGPAKPRISGDKPPLLTAE from the coding sequence CACCGAGTTGCGCGCGACCCTTGTCGAATTTGTCGATGAGGATCTCGCCAATCTGGTCACTGATATCGACGGCTCAGAAGCGGTTCCAACCGCTGCCTTTCAGCGCGTGATCCAACGCGCCGCCATCCATGTACAAAGCTCCGGCCGGACTGAGGTCACAGGTGCAAATGTTCTGGTGGCCATCTTCGCCGAGCGTGAGAGCGACGCAGCCTATTTCCTGCAGGATCAGGACATGACCCGCTATGATGCGGTGAACTTCATTGCCCATGGCGTAGCCAAGGATCCGGCTTTTGGTGAATCCCGCCCGGTCTCCGGCTCCCCGGAAGTCGAGGATGAACCTCAGCCAACCACCGAGGGCGACAAGAAAGAGAGCGCGCTGGCGAAATACTGCGTCGATCTCAATGAGAAATCCCGCGAAGGTGACATTGACCCTCTGATCGGGCGAAGCCACGAGGTTGAGCGCTGCATTCAGGTGCTGTGCCGCCGTCGCAAAAACAACCCCCTACTGGTCGGCGATCCCGGGGTTGGCAAAACCGCCATCGCCGAAGGTCTCGCGCGCAAGATTGTCGCTGGTGAAACCCCTGAGGTCTTGTCGGAAACCACCATCTACTCGCTCGACATGGGCGCGCTGCTGGCAGGCACCCGCTATCGCGGTGACTTTGAGGAACGCCTGAAAGCCGTGGTGACCGAGCTGGAAGATCACCCCGACGCAGTGCTGTTTATCGATGAGATCCACACCGTGATTGGCGCTGGGGCAACATCTGGTGGCGCGATGGACGCCTCTAACCTGCTGAAGCCCGCCCTTCAGGGCGGCAAGCTGCGCACCATGGGATCCACCACCTATAAGGAATTCCGTCAGCATTTTGAGAAAGACCGCGCCCTGTCGCGCCGGTTCCAGAAAATCGACGTGAATGAGCCTTCGGTTGAAGATTCCATCGAGATCCTGAAGGGGTTGAAGCCCTATTTCGAGGAGCATCACGGCATCCGCTTTACCAGCGATGCGATCAAATCTGCGGTCGAACTGTCGGCCCGCTACATCAATGATCGCAAACTGCCGGACAAGGCCATTGACGTCATTGATGAGGCAGGCGCCGCCCAGCATCTGGTGGTGGAAAGCAAGCGCCGCAAGACCATCGGCGTCAAGGAGATCGAGGCCGTTGTCGCCAAAATCGCCCGAATCCCGCCGAAGAATGTCTCCAAGGACGATGCCGAAGTGCTGAAGGATCTGGAACGCTCGCTAAAACGGGTGGTGTTCGGTCAGGACGCCGCAATTGATGCCCTGTCCAGTGCCATCAAACTGGCGCGGGCGGGCCTGCGTGAGCCGGAAAAACCCATCGGCAACTACCTCTTTGCAGGCCCCACCGGTGTCGGCAAGACCGAGGTGGCCAAGCAACTCGCCGATACGCTTGGCGTAGAGCTGCTGCGGTTTGACATGTCGGAGTACATGGAGAAACACGCGGTCTCCCGCCTGATCGGCGCGCCTCCGGGCTATGTCGGTTTCGATCAGGGTGGCCTGTTGACCGATGGTGTCGATCAACATCCCCATTGTGTACTTCTGCTGGATGAAATCGAGAAGGCGCACCCGGATGTCTTCAACATCCTGTTGCAGGTGATGGACAATGGCCAGCTGACCGACCACAACGGTCGCACGGTGAATTTCCGCAACGTGGTGCTGATCATGACCTCGAATGCCGGCGCTTCCGAACAGGCAAAGGCGGCCATTGGCTTCGGCCGTGACCGGCGCGAGGGCGAGGACACCGCCGCGATTGAACGGACCTTCACGCCGGAATTCCGCAACCGTCTGGACGCGGTCATCTCCTTCGCACCGCTGCCCAAGGATGTGATCCTGCAAGTTGTCGAGAAGTTCGTCCTGCAGTTGGAAGCCCAGCTGATGGATCGCAATGTCTCGATCGAGCTGACCCGCAAGGCCGCCGAATGGCTTGCGGACAAGGGCTATGATGACCGGATGGGCGCCCGCCCTCTGGGCCGCGTCATTCAGGAGCACATCAAGAAACCACTGGCCGAGGAGCTGCTGTTCGGCAAACTCGCCAAAGGTGGTCTTGTTAAGGTCGGCATCAAGGATGGCAAACTGGATCTCAGGATCGAAGGCCCAGCCAAACCGCGCATCTCGGGAGACAAGCCGCCCCTTCTGACGGCCGAGTAA